A window of the Bradyrhizobium ottawaense genome harbors these coding sequences:
- a CDS encoding ketopantoate reductase family protein, with translation MARNILILGASYGSLLATKLLMAGHNVSLVCRNKTAELINRDGTEVRIKLRDEAVHRAIFSRDLPGKLDAVTPGDVDVSRYDLVCLAMQEPQYANHTVRVLMVKIAEAKLPCLSIMNMPPLPYLKRIPALAGMDLEEAYTNAQVWERFKPGLVSLCSPDPQAFRPPEEAANVLHVGLPTNFKASIFEDEAHNRVLRELEADIDAVRLDGHDVPVKLKVFDSLFVPLAKWSMLLTGNYRCITPHEPQSIRDAVHGDLKLSQSIYDHVDTVARRLGADPQDQVPFAKYAKAAESLLKPSSAARAVASGAPFIERVDLLVKLISHQLGAASAEIDRTVEIVDQKLNEKIVVGGSSAV, from the coding sequence ATGGCGCGCAACATTCTGATCCTTGGGGCCTCGTACGGCTCATTGCTGGCAACCAAGCTATTGATGGCGGGTCACAACGTCTCGCTGGTTTGCCGCAACAAGACCGCCGAACTCATCAACCGCGACGGCACCGAAGTTCGCATCAAGCTGCGTGACGAGGCCGTGCACCGGGCGATCTTCTCGCGCGACCTGCCCGGCAAACTGGACGCGGTCACGCCCGGCGACGTCGACGTTTCCCGTTACGATCTGGTTTGTCTGGCGATGCAGGAGCCGCAATACGCCAATCACACCGTGCGCGTGCTGATGGTCAAGATCGCGGAGGCAAAGCTGCCTTGTCTGTCGATCATGAACATGCCGCCGTTGCCCTATCTCAAGCGAATCCCGGCGCTGGCCGGAATGGATCTCGAAGAGGCCTATACCAACGCCCAGGTGTGGGAGCGTTTCAAGCCGGGGCTGGTGTCGCTCTGCTCGCCCGATCCGCAGGCCTTTCGCCCGCCGGAAGAGGCGGCGAACGTGCTTCACGTCGGCCTGCCGACCAACTTCAAGGCTTCGATTTTCGAGGACGAGGCGCATAACCGGGTGCTGCGCGAACTGGAAGCCGACATCGACGCGGTGCGGCTGGACGGCCACGACGTTCCGGTCAAGCTCAAGGTGTTCGATTCGCTGTTCGTCCCGCTGGCGAAGTGGTCGATGCTGCTGACCGGCAACTACCGCTGCATCACGCCGCACGAGCCGCAGTCGATCCGCGACGCGGTGCATGGCGATCTGAAACTCTCGCAGTCGATCTACGACCACGTCGATACGGTCGCCCGGCGTCTGGGCGCCGACCCGCAGGACCAGGTGCCGTTCGCGAAATACGCCAAGGCGGCGGAAAGCCTGCTCAAGCCGTCGTCGGCGGCCCGCGCCGTCGCCAGCGGCGCGCCCTTCATCGAGCGTGTCGACCTCTTGGTGAAGCTGATTTCGCACCAGCTCGGCGCAGCCAGTGCAGAGATCGACCGCACGGTCGAGATCGTCGATCAAAAGCTGAACGAGAAGATCGTGGTGGGCGGTTCCAGCGCGGTGTGA
- a CDS encoding pentapeptide repeat-containing protein: MLFRLAFALVSMTALLVNPIDAVSQDMLRSVDLNSPEMSTSEMTRAEVEALLKAAPQDAAGQRSADLQGKRLSHLDLSGLDFSGGNLRLAKFIGTSLKGARFDRAILNQAWLIDADLTDASLAKASLLGTQMQRARLGGADLSGARITADLSGASLIGAKLAGADLSADMRNQSMGLMRGVLRSADLRNADLNGANLSRADLEFAKLQNANLANCDLNHADLAGADLSDANLAGADFTGTDLASALLPSAAALAQTRNLDRARNLNLARRPR; this comes from the coding sequence ATGCTGTTTCGTCTCGCATTTGCTCTTGTGTCGATGACGGCGCTGCTGGTCAATCCGATTGACGCCGTGTCGCAGGACATGCTGCGCAGCGTCGATCTCAACAGTCCCGAAATGTCGACATCGGAGATGACGCGCGCCGAGGTCGAGGCGCTTCTCAAGGCGGCGCCTCAAGACGCTGCGGGCCAACGCTCTGCAGATTTGCAAGGAAAGCGGCTCTCGCACCTCGATCTCTCGGGCCTCGACTTCTCCGGCGGCAATCTTCGCCTCGCAAAGTTCATCGGGACCAGCCTTAAAGGCGCGCGCTTCGATCGGGCCATCCTGAACCAGGCTTGGCTGATCGACGCCGATTTGACGGATGCGTCTCTCGCAAAGGCATCGCTGCTCGGCACACAGATGCAGCGCGCCAGGCTTGGCGGCGCCGATTTGAGCGGCGCTCGCATAACCGCAGATCTTTCCGGTGCCAGCCTGATCGGGGCCAAGCTTGCGGGCGCCGATTTGAGCGCTGACATGCGCAACCAATCGATGGGCCTGATGCGTGGCGTACTCAGATCCGCCGATCTTAGGAATGCGGATCTGAACGGCGCCAATCTCTCGCGCGCCGATCTCGAATTCGCGAAGCTGCAGAACGCGAATTTGGCGAATTGCGATCTCAACCACGCTGACCTTGCGGGAGCCGACTTATCCGACGCCAATCTCGCCGGCGCCGATTTCACCGGGACCGACCTTGCGTCGGCCCTCTTGCCGAGCGCGGCCGCGCTGGCCCAGACCCGCAATCTAGACAGGGCCCGGAACTTGAACTTGGCGCGGCGCCCACGGTAG
- a CDS encoding methyltransferase family protein, translating into MAAFNLATGREGGAVPKTIAVLGSALFFAVAPSSVAGLVPWWITRWEFRPPFFDLDATRAVGILLIVAGLPGLVDSFARFALQGLGTPAPIAPTQNLVVTGLYRYVRNPIYVALVAVILGQAALFGDQRLLAYGVLVWLAFHAFVVGYEEPALVRRFGTEYEDFRANVPRWIPRLTPWRAARRRNHS; encoded by the coding sequence ATGGCGGCCTTTAACCTTGCGACAGGACGGGAAGGAGGCGCCGTGCCGAAAACGATCGCGGTATTGGGCTCTGCCCTCTTCTTTGCAGTTGCGCCCAGTTCGGTGGCGGGGCTCGTTCCATGGTGGATTACGCGTTGGGAGTTTCGGCCGCCCTTCTTCGATCTCGACGCGACGCGCGCCGTCGGGATCCTGTTGATCGTCGCCGGTCTACCCGGGCTTGTCGACTCGTTTGCACGCTTTGCGCTGCAAGGATTGGGCACGCCGGCGCCGATCGCACCGACGCAGAACCTCGTGGTGACGGGTCTCTATCGCTACGTGCGCAATCCTATTTACGTTGCCCTTGTCGCCGTCATTCTTGGCCAAGCGGCCTTGTTCGGCGACCAGCGCCTTCTTGCGTACGGTGTGTTGGTGTGGCTCGCCTTCCACGCGTTTGTCGTGGGGTACGAGGAGCCGGCGCTCGTTCGCAGGTTCGGAACGGAGTACGAGGATTTCCGGGCCAACGTCCCGCGCTGGATTCCGCGGCTCACGCCCTGGCGAGCCGCACGACGCCGGAATCATTCGTGA